A window of the Zeugodacus cucurbitae isolate PBARC_wt_2022May chromosome 2, idZeuCucr1.2, whole genome shotgun sequence genome harbors these coding sequences:
- the LOC114804017 gene encoding uncharacterized protein LOC114804017 gives MMTSLTLCCTVSILLCCYLTQQQVEGQRFEIMDIKSHVNREKIAIKTIIHDNGTKFDIHITLLNPLKTHDLLMCLRLKQKIELSTNYRNIFQLRRIDVCKFLANNYQKYLTQSLFKIAPSLLSQLECPIKPGDYHITNLTVEANPLVNTLEPGYYRFYVEVAQVSSSAVKLLDMQITTLYQL, from the exons ATGATGACATCGCTGACGCTCTGCTGTACGGTTTCCATCTTGTTGTGTTGCTACTTAACTCAGCAACAAGTGGAAGGA CAACGCTTTGAAATCATGGATATCAAAAGTCATGTGAATCGTGAAAAAATCgctataaaaactataattcaCGATAACGGCACAAAGTTCGATATACACATTACGCTCTTGAATCCATTGAAAACACACGATCTACTAATGTGTTTGAGGTTGAAACAGAAAATCGAATTGAGCACTAACTATCGAAATATCTTTCAATTGCGCCGCATCGATGTTTGCAAATTTCTGGCCAacaattatcaaaaatatttaacgcaATCGTTATTTAAAATAGCACCGTCGTTATTATCACAACTGGAATGCCCCATTAAACCGGGTGATTATCATATCACAAATCTTACAGTCGAAGCAAACCCCTTGGTCAACACTTTGGAGCCTGGATATTATAGATTTTATGTAGAAGTGGCACAGGTGAGCAGTTCAGCGGTTAAATTGCTCGATATGCAGATAACCACTTTATACCAGTTGTAA